In the Candidatus Poribacteria bacterium genome, CAGGAACTTCTTGGTGTTGTTTTGTGGAACAGCCTCGCCGGTTTCGGCTGGGATTTCCACCATATACTTCTGTGTCCCCGGATTTCGGGGGATAAATTTGATTCGCACGCGGCGCGTGGGACGTTCTTTGTTAAGATTGACGTTGAACGTCTTAACGACACGATTTTCATCCCTGAGTCGCAGCGTTACCTCCCTCGGTCCATATCCCTTGCGGCGGATAGTTGCCCAGATCTCGACAGGGAAATCCTCCTCTGCTGTCCGCGGGGCATCAACTTTCATCACCTCAATATCCTCAATTCCTTCAGGAGAGCCGATTCCGACGGTGTGCACCGGCACCTTGCGATCGCGCATCCGAAACGCAAGTTTAGCGATGTCTTCGCCGCTCGCATCCGCACCGTCAGAGAACATCACGACGCCCGATAGTGGTATCCCTTGCAAATTATCCAATGTCTCATTCAGCGCAGCGGGGATATCCGTGGTTTCGCCGTTGGCTTCGGTTAATGCAACAGGAGTCATCCGCTTAGGAGCGTCAGAAAAGGAGAACAACCGTGTCTTGAATTTCTCGTCGAGCGAATTGAGGATCCCGCTTTCAGGGTCAAAGAGCAGATTGTTTACACTGCTCAGACGGGATTCCTGATTCACGGAGTCGGTCACCTGCATACTTTTTGATTCGTCCAATAGCACCGCGAGGTAGGAATCGTCCGGGCTAGTTTGATAGACCGTCACAAACGGCTTAAGCAGACAGAATGCTAGTCCACAGAGTGCGAGGATGCGGAGGAAGATGAGAAAGCCGCGGAACCCCCGATGCGTCCGTCCTTGCGTCGTTCGGTATGCCCAGATCGACGCTGCAATCAAGCCGACGAAGATCAGGAATAGAATGAGTCCCGGTAGGCGGATTCCGAAATAGAAATCCCCTTGACGGAAGATGTCGATTGGATATTTTAGTAGTTGTTCAAACATCTAGGTTCCTTATGTCTCGCTGTTATCCGACGTTCAATTCTGCCTGTGGGTCTTTTCAATTAACTTTCCTGTCGCCAAAGCAATCTTGGGGCAAATTCACTATGTTGCCGGACGCATCCATATCGAGCCGTTCAATCTCGGAAGTTCCATCGTTGACCTTGCAAAAGTAGAGCGCCGTATCAGATGCAGGTGTCTCCCCCTTGGCGATGCGTCGTTGTAGACGACTCAGCAGATACTCGCTGTGGGTCTCAAGGATAATTTGGATATTCCGATTTTTTACGACATCAATGAGGACCTCCGTCAGATCCGCCTGCGCTTTCGGATGCAGATATGCTTCTGGCTGTTCAAGGATGAGGATGGAACCTTCAGGCACGTAATAGCAGAGTGCCAACGTCGGCAGGATTTGGAACACTCCCAAACCGATGTCTGTGAGTCGGACTTCGGAACCGTCCTTGTACTGTTTAAGACGAAATTCGTAATCCTTTTCTCCATCTGGATCCGCTTGAAGCCGGTAAGAATCAATCAGTTCCAGCCGTTGTAACCATTTCAGCACCTGTTCGTCGATCGAGAGGAGTTGAATGCGCCCAGACAACAGCGCGGCGATTGCCTGTTCCCCGTACTGGCCGACGCCTTTCGGATGTTCACCGGCGTATGCGTAGTAGTGCCGAGGCGGTTGACGAAGTGGACTGAGGTGGTGAACGCGAGAAAACAGGTCCTTGAATGCCCGCTCAAGCGACAGAAACGGTGTATCTGGCACCTTCGCCGATCCATCGCGAATTCCGTAGCATCGAAACGGGAATGAGGAGAATGCCCCTTGGGGTTTATGGTTGGGGGGACATACTATTTTGTACTGACTGTCAGAATCCCGCACGATTCCAAAAAAATCGTACCCATCGGACATATAACCGAAGCCATCGACGGCAGCTGCATCATTTCCTGCAGCGACAATAGTGGTTGAAAAGGAGAGCGCGCTAATTTCAAGGCGGTTGGAACTCCGAGATGGTCGCGGTAGTGCCTGTCCGGGGATCATCCCTCCTCCAATAATCAACTTTTCAGGTAACTGCCATGATACAGAAATGTCGAGACTTAAACCCGATTTGTGTCGATGGATGACCTCATTAAAGCTAGATAAGTTGACCACCGATCTCTCATCGCCGAAGTCAATCGCTCCATTCCAGTCCGGCGGATGCTCCGCGGTTTGCTTAAGCATGAGTAGCGTCTGAAAAATACTGGTTTTGCCGGAGCTATTCGCACCAAAGAACGCGGTCAATGGGGCTATCTGTAACTGACCCGTGTTCTCCCACGACTTGAAGTTCTGGACGCTGAGTTCGGTAATCATGTCTTACGCCTCGCTGTCTTTTCTTTCATTATGCTTTGCATGTCTATACACCTGTCGTCTCGCAAGGGCTATGCTAGTTCATTGGTTTATTAGTGTGATGAGTGAACTTTTGAACTTAATGATGGCGTGGGATAGGGGTTACGGCGTACGGAGTATGCCTACTACTAACCGCTCACGTTATTTTATAGTAGATTTTAGAATTATTTAGACACTCTCAATGCACAGCCAACCCCCTAAATCCCCCTTATCAGGGGGACTTTGGAAACTATTGGTAAATGTCTACTTATTTCTCTGATTCACTTAGTTCAACCCGCTGTCCCGTGTGTGCTGACTCATGCAAACCATCAATCACGCGCATGTTCGCTAACGCATCCTTTATTGGCAGGAGCGGCGGCTTCCCGGTCGAAATGGCCTCGCACAAGCTCAAGAGTTCTGCTGCATACGGATTTACTCCTTCGACGGTTACTGTTTCCGTTCGACCCTCTCGTATCAATGTGAAGCTACATTCTCCTTCGCTGTTTCCCCACGCCTTTGGCGCGACAATTGTCCCTTCCGTACCAGCCACCTCATAACACTCACGCCATGTCCAGCCGAAACTGCAATCAAACTGACCAGTAATGCCATCGCCAAAATCGAGTGTCCCAATCAGTGTATCCCACACATCGCTGATCGGTTCAAACTTGCCGGTCGCCCAGACAGCTTGCGGTTCTGCCCCAACCATATAACGGATGACATTGATGCAGTAGCAGCCCAAATCCATCACCGCTCCGCCGCCCTGATCGCCGCGCAGGCGCCAGTTTGTTCGATCTGTCAATCCAGTCGAAAAGGAGGATCCGGCAAAACGGACATCGCCGATCGCGCCCTCAAGGATGTGCTGCTTGACAGAAAGCGTCAGGGGGTGGTGGCGATACATAAACCCTTCCATCAACAGGACGTCCGCTGACGAGGTAACTTGGATCATCTGTTCAAGCTGCGTTGCGTTGATAGCGATCGGTTTTTCGCAGAGGATTGCTTTCACTCCGCCGCGGACCCCTTCTAAAATATGTTTCAGATGGAGTGTGGGCCAAGTTGCGACTATCAGGACATCTGGCTGTTGCTGTTCAAGCATCCGTCGCAAATCGTTGTAAGTATTTTTAACGTTAAACTGTTCTGCAAAATTTTTGACCGCCTCGAATTTGACATCGCAGGCACCGACGAAATCAATCTCTGGAAGATTTTGTGAGGCGTTTCCGTGCGCCCGGGAAATCCCGCCACAACCGACTATGGCAACTCTATATCTTTCGCTCATTGTTTCTCCTTATCAAAAAAACCTTTAGGTCTAAGCCCCAAGCATTTATGCTTGGGATACAGATTGCTTTAGCAAGTTTTATGCTTAAATTTCCGTGCAAAAAATGGTATAATTCTTATGGCTTTCGTGGGGGATTTCAACCACTAACAACCTCGTTAGTGTCCCCCACACCTCGTTGAAAAGGTATGAGAGCCAGAAAGCTGACCTTCATGAAAACCTACAAGTTCAAGATGTATAGCAATCACGACAATCGTGAATTGCACACAACGATTGATGGACACGCTTTTGTCTGGAATCATTGCGTTGCCCTTCAGAGGCGATACTATTCTATCTATGGCAAGTATATCAGCAAGTTTCGGTTGATAAATCACATTTCTAAACTGAAACGAACCCAACGCTTTGCCCATTGGAATCAATTACCAAGCCAATCCATTCAAGACGTGGCAGCCCGAATTGATAAAGGCTACAAGGCTATGTTTGAAGCGAGGGCACAAGGTAAAGCATGGGGTCGCCCTCGCTTCAAGCCACGTCGTAAGTATAAATCCTTCACACTGCTTCAAGCGGGTTGGAAACTCCTACCCGGTAACAAGATCCGTATTGGCAAGCGCATCTATCAATACTTCAAATCCCGTGATGTGTTCGGCAATCCCAAACGCTGCACAATCAAACGGGACGCTCTTGGTGATGTCTATATCACAATCCTAACCGACTATGTAGAATCTGACCACAATCGAGTCATGACGGGTAAAATCGCAGGCTTCGATTTCGGTCTAAAGCGGTATCTCACTGGTCATAACGGACATGATANNNNNNNNNNNNNNNNNNNNNNNNNNNNNNNNNNNNNNNNNNNNNNNNNNNNNNNNNNNNNNNNNNNNNNNNNNNNGGCTTGACTTGGCACGGAAGCATCGCAAGATTGAGAGACAACGAGCGGACTTCCACTGGAAACTTGCACACCTACTCACAGACCTATACGACGAGATACGCCTTGAGGATTTGAACCTTAAAGGTATGAAACGCCTTTGGGGTCGCAAAGTCAGTGATTTAGCCTTTGCAGACTTCGTTGTAAAACTGAAATATATTGCAACGAAAAAGGGTGTCAAACTCAAGTTCATTGATAAATGGTATCCATCGTCTAAGACCTGTTCGGTCTGCTCGGTTGTAAATGACTCGTTGAATCTGCGTGATAGAAACTGGCAATGTAGTGATTGTGGCACGACACATGACCGTGATAGAAACGCTGCAATTAACATCTACAGGGTTGGGGCATCAACCCTCGACGGAGAGGACATAAGTGGCACTTCGGTGTCCAATCCTTGTTGATAGCGCAATTCGATTCCTAAAGAATCCAAATCCTTTAGGTTTTGGAGTATGTCAACAACCTAGCGGTGACCCGCTTCATCCTATATTGGATATTGACACCGGCTGACCGGTCTCACTTGACCGAATCGCTGCCAGTGAAATTGCCAGACTCTTAACGGCATCGCTATAGGGACTTAGAATCTTTGATGCGTCCCCTTCTCGGATGGCGTCGACAAATACCTCGTCGATGCTCGGTCCCGGTGCTGTCTTCGTAAGCACGTCTCCATCTTCTCTCACGTCTAAACCGCTGACCGTCCAATGGATTAGCTGATTCTCATAAAGGATGTCGACCACGTTTGCATGGGACCAATCCCCTGAATCATAGGACCAGGAGGTGGTCAACGATCCGACAGCACCGTTGGCGAATTTCATCGTCACGCAGTTATTGTCGGGACAATCAATGGCTTTCAGAACGCGATTTGCGCTGACCGCGTAGACCTCCTCCACCTCGCCGACGAGGTAACGCATCATGTCGATGGTGTGGGTTGCCTGCTCCAGCATCTGCCCGCCGGACTTGCTCATCTGGCGCTGCCAAGAGTTGGGGTCGCCGCGTCCGCTGCCGGACCAATATTTGCCGATAGCTATGTTAACTACCTTCTCGTTGAGCACCTGACGTGCGAGCTGCGTGGATCCCAGATACCGCAGTTGATAGCCGACACAGGTGATGATGCTAGCGGCATTCATCGCTTCCTCAATCTGCCGTGCGATCTCCATGTTGACCGCGACCGGCTTCTCAACAAGAAACGGCAGTCCACGTGCGATCACATCCAATTCCGGCATTCCATGTGCAAACACCGGGAGGCTCAGGTAGATACCATCAAGGTCGTCGCGTTCGAGCATGAGGTTGTGATTGGTGTAAGGTTGGGCGTTACAGGTCTGGGCAGCGTTTTGTGCGCGCTCCTCCTGAATATCGCATGTCCCAACGATACGGACGCCTTCCAGCTCGGACAGTCGGCGCATGTGTCCATTGGCGTTGCCGCCACAACCGATAAAACCGATTCTGACTTCTTGCATTGCATTCCTCTTTTAATTATGAATGAGTCTTCTTTTCAAATTGTAGCAAATCGGAGCGCGTCCGTCAATGCCTTTGTAGTAAGTACGCCTTGTAATTCGTCCGTCTACCACCCGCCACTGCAATATACTAAATATAGGACTTACGCAGTTAAATGGTCAAACCCCTGTAGTTCGGCGATGAATCGCCGTAGGACACCGTTCCCAACGCCCGATGAATCGGGCAACTACAATCAAAGTGCGTAAGTCCTGTAAATAAACAGAAGATGACTGACAGTAGAAGTTTTGCGTCAGTAACAAAAATCTTGGACGGAACAGGCAGTTAGATCGATTTTTCATTATTTCTGATTAGACGTTTCGTCGCGGTTTCCGTCATAAAAATTAATCGGTTGTGAATTTCTATTCATAGAAAAAAATTGACAAGAAACACCTTGAGAGATAATATTTGGCATTAGGTTATTATCACGGTGAACGAGGAAGAAAGCCGGTGAGGGAAAAGAGAAAAGCAGGTGGGAAACTGTATCTTCAACCTTTATCTATTGGCAGTTTGTGCCAATTGTTCAGTTGGATATGTCTCTTTCTATGTTATTTAGCAGTTGACACTGCTTACACAGAAAACTATTTTGACGGGATAACGGTTGCCTCCAATGGTCGTTTGACGCGGTTTGATCGTGATCGCATTACGGTTTATACAGATACTATTCCATTTGAACCAGGGGTTTACGAAAAAGCATTGCGCCGATCGCTGTCGCTATGGGAGGAGAAAACCGAAGGGAAGCTGCAGTTTGAATTGACCCCGGATGCTGCTGCAGCAGATATTCAGATCAAGTGGGCATATCAGCAGGACAGACGACAAAGCAGCGAATATATCGGCGAGGCGATGCTTATCCGAGGAGAGGAAGGATTTCATGTGGAAATTGAGATTGCTCTGCGAGACCGAACTTCGCTGAAACCGCACTCATCTGAAGTTGTTCAAACCGCCTTGCTTCATGAGATTGGACACGCCATCGGGCTATGGGGACACAGCGACGATCCGAGCGATGTAATGTATTATGCATCAACCGCGAAAGCGCCGACGGCGCGCGATATTGTAACATGGACGAGGGTAAGCGAAACGCCGGTTGATACACCCTGCCACAAACGTGCCCTTCAGGCGCTGAAGGCTGAGATCGAGAAGGATCCGACGGTTGCTAGTAACCACTATCTCATCGGTATGGTCTACGCGGATCTTGGTGATTATCGCTCGGCGATTGACGCGTTCCAGCGCGCCTTAGAACTTGAGCCACAACTCGGCGTTTCATCGGTGCAGATTGCCCAGATCTTCCAGGAGAAAGGGATATATGATCAGGCGATTAAGCACTACACGGAGGCGTTGAAAACCGCACCTTCCGCCGAGGTGTTTGGTGCTTTAGGGACACTCTGGTTACTTCAGGGTGAGTTTGATCAAGCGGTGAACTCCCTGCAACGCGCACTTACTTTTGCCCCGGCTTCCGCAACGTTAAACCAGAACCTCCTAGCGGCGTACCATCGTTGGGGTGTTCATTACCTGAAGACAGATCAACTATCGGAGGCGTTCAAAT is a window encoding:
- a CDS encoding AAA family ATPase: MITELSVQNFKSWENTGQLQIAPLTAFFGANSSGKTSIFQTLLMLKQTAEHPPDWNGAIDFGDERSVVNLSSFNEVIHRHKSGLSLDISVSWQLPEKLIIGGGMIPGQALPRPSRSSNRLEISALSFSTTIVAAGNDAAAVDGFGYMSDGYDFFGIVRDSDSQYKIVCPPNHKPQGAFSSFPFRCYGIRDGSAKVPDTPFLSLERAFKDLFSRVHHLSPLRQPPRHYYAYAGEHPKGVGQYGEQAIAALLSGRIQLLSIDEQVLKWLQRLELIDSYRLQADPDGEKDYEFRLKQYKDGSEVRLTDIGLGVFQILPTLALCYYVPEGSILILEQPEAYLHPKAQADLTEVLIDVVKNRNIQIILETHSEYLLSRLQRRIAKGETPASDTALYFCKVNDGTSEIERLDMDASGNIVNLPQDCFGDRKVN
- a CDS encoding Gfo/Idh/MocA family oxidoreductase — encoded protein: MSERYRVAIVGCGGISRAHGNASQNLPEIDFVGACDVKFEAVKNFAEQFNVKNTYNDLRRMLEQQQPDVLIVATWPTLHLKHILEGVRGGVKAILCEKPIAINATQLEQMIQVTSSADVLLMEGFMYRHHPLTLSVKQHILEGAIGDVRFAGSSFSTGLTDRTNWRLRGDQGGGAVMDLGCYCINVIRYMVGAEPQAVWATGKFEPISDVWDTLIGTLDFGDGITGQFDCSFGWTWRECYEVAGTEGTIVAPKAWGNSEGECSFTLIREGRTETVTVEGVNPYAAELLSLCEAISTGKPPLLPIKDALANMRVIDGLHESAHTGQRVELSESEK
- a CDS encoding Gfo/Idh/MocA family oxidoreductase translates to MQEVRIGFIGCGGNANGHMRRLSELEGVRIVGTCDIQEERAQNAAQTCNAQPYTNHNLMLERDDLDGIYLSLPVFAHGMPELDVIARGLPFLVEKPVAVNMEIARQIEEAMNAASIITCVGYQLRYLGSTQLARQVLNEKVVNIAIGKYWSGSGRGDPNSWQRQMSKSGGQMLEQATHTIDMMRYLVGEVEEVYAVSANRVLKAIDCPDNNCVTMKFANGAVGSLTTSWSYDSGDWSHANVVDILYENQLIHWTVSGLDVREDGDVLTKTAPGPSIDEVFVDAIREGDASKILSPYSDAVKSLAISLAAIRSSETGQPVSISNIG
- a CDS encoding tetratricopeptide repeat protein; the encoded protein is MREKRKAGGKLYLQPLSIGSLCQLFSWICLFLCYLAVDTAYTENYFDGITVASNGRLTRFDRDRITVYTDTIPFEPGVYEKALRRSLSLWEEKTEGKLQFELTPDAAAADIQIKWAYQQDRRQSSEYIGEAMLIRGEEGFHVEIEIALRDRTSLKPHSSEVVQTALLHEIGHAIGLWGHSDDPSDVMYYASTAKAPTARDIVTWTRVSETPVDTPCHKRALQALKAEIEKDPTVASNHYLIGMVYADLGDYRSAIDAFQRALELEPQLGVSSVQIAQIFQEKGIYDQAIKHYTEALKTAPSAEVFGALGTLWLLQGEFDQAVNSLQRALTFAPASATLNQNLLAAYHRWGVHYLKTDQLSEAFKCFERGLKRYPFSEILLSDLAAAHASAAEYQKAVDIYQRVLQINPEYTAAKIGMGTTLNNWGSQHARNKDWDRALAYYQQALTYDPGCQPALQNLRDTLMRVGWEQGANGDMEGAIGTYQRLISVVPDNAEAHNNLGVIHFRQREYGKAKTYFETALALDANYDEAHANLSYVRREWVYGVIKKWVTPVAIVLLAGFTCVKVIKRRRKMKRPKPM